One stretch of Planctomycetota bacterium DNA includes these proteins:
- a CDS encoding histone deacetylase codes for MRLYPCDRYPLPLPEGHRFPLVKYRRLRERLEAHAAAGAALEFIEPHAATADELLRVHERGYVGRVLSGSLSAAEVRRIGFPWSGELVERSLRSTGAAVDAAAAALEDGVAASLAGGTHHAGSDFGEGYCVFNDTAVAARELQARGAVGRVLILDCDVHQGNGTAQIFAADPTVFTMSIHGARNFPLRKHPGSLDVPLDDGCDDAGYLAALEPALAESLARARADLALYIAGADPYAGDRLGRLALSKAGLLARDRAVLAATRGAGLPVAIVCGGGYCPDVDEIVDIHAATMLLAAGWA; via the coding sequence ATGCGGCTTTATCCCTGCGACCGCTATCCGCTGCCGCTGCCCGAGGGGCACCGCTTCCCGCTGGTCAAGTACCGGCGGCTGCGCGAGCGGCTCGAGGCCCACGCGGCGGCGGGGGCGGCGCTGGAGTTCATCGAGCCCCACGCGGCGACGGCCGACGAGCTGCTCCGCGTCCACGAGCGCGGCTACGTCGGGCGCGTGCTGTCGGGCAGCCTGTCGGCCGCCGAGGTGCGCCGGATCGGGTTTCCCTGGAGCGGGGAGCTGGTCGAGCGCTCGCTGCGCAGCACCGGCGCCGCCGTCGATGCCGCCGCGGCGGCGCTCGAGGATGGCGTGGCCGCAAGCCTCGCCGGCGGCACCCACCACGCCGGCAGCGACTTCGGCGAGGGGTACTGCGTGTTCAACGACACCGCCGTCGCCGCCCGCGAGTTGCAGGCCCGCGGCGCGGTCGGGCGCGTGCTGATCCTCGACTGCGACGTCCACCAGGGCAACGGCACGGCGCAGATCTTCGCCGCCGACCCGACGGTGTTCACGATGTCGATCCACGGTGCCCGCAACTTCCCGCTCCGCAAGCATCCCGGCTCGCTCGACGTGCCGCTCGACGACGGCTGCGACGACGCCGGCTACCTGGCGGCGCTCGAGCCGGCATTGGCCGAGTCGCTCGCCCGGGCGCGTGCCGACCTGGCGCTCTACATCGCCGGCGCCGATCCCTACGCCGGCGACCGGCTGGGGCGGCTGGCGCTGTCGAAGGCCGGGCTTCTGGCCCGCGACCGGGCGGTCCTGGCGGCCACCCGCGGCGCCGGGCTCCCCGTGGCGATCGTCTGCGGCGGCGGCTACTGCCCCGACGTCGACGAGATCGTCGACATCCACGCCGCGACGATGCTCCTCGCCGCCGGTTGGGCCTGA